The region CTTCAACAAAAGGGTATCTCTAAAAGCTATTTCAACTAGATAAGAACCCGCGCGATGCGCGGTCATgaattaatttttatttgattaatattgaatttaaattatatattttttttgaaaaacatgGTTACGGATTTATATTATAACATCTTATTATGAATTATAATATAGACAACAATACgaattaataaaaaaaaatgaacATTTTACTTGAAAGAAAAATATATGTTTGTAATTTGACTTTTATATCTAGAATTTAGTTTTTGCAAATTTTAATAATTCTAAAAGATATTACTTGTGatcattttttatattttgattcTCATTTTTCTCTGATACTCATGTGAGAAATCAATaatattattccaaaataatCTAACAACCCATTTTCAATACTTGTGAAAGATATGGTTAAAGAGTTATATTATAGTATCTTATTATGAATTATAATATAAACAACAATATGAATTAATCAACAATAATAATGAACATTTTACTTGAAAGAAAAATATATGTTTGTAAGTTGACAGTTATATCTAGAATTTAGTTTTTGCAAATTTTAATAACTCTAAAAAATAATACTTGTGatcattttttatattttgattcTCGTGTGTCTCTAACACTCATATGTGAGAAATCAATAAATTTATTCTTTGTCTATACTTTATTTGTTCGTTGTAATATGAATAATATAATGGTGATGTTTATCAATAAGATTGAAATGTGTTGCATGCTCTATAATATTTCAATATGAATAAATAGTGGCAAACCTTTGAAATTTGTGTAATAACTAATTTGACATTAAAGATAATCAAAAATATTTAAAAGTTTTTGGATTCACAcatctcttttatttttaaaatttaagCAAATATAGTTAGTTAAAGTAATTGTTGGATTGTTAGATTAttttcactacgccaaaaactggaatagacagtgcaccttagagggcactttattacaaaagcgcactctaaagtgaagcgaaaaaataaggagcgaacaactggaatagacagcgcactttagagggcgcttttgtaataaagcgcctctaaggtgaagcgaaaaaataaggaggagatagagggacaataatacagggcgctttttacaaagcgccctctaaggttacccttagagggcgcttttaaaaaagcgctctataagtccatgtgcatttccagtttataaagcgcttttggaaagccttagagagcgctttcataagcgccctcttaggccccctttagagggcgctttttttccacaagcgccctctaaggtcccctttagtaaacattaaaattataacatactgcgcgttttgttatttcactctctgttattttcgttctttttcacgttagggttctcactactacgattttcgctacttctaaggcgttctccttccacctctgttagatctacgacgtttcctccttctattaattcgttgttagctgttcgattttgacaccataggtatttttctaatcttcatattacttggtttctcttttgacgttcgctattgttcatttttggtttcatttttcttggttcatacatttattgagtattctcaacaataattattgtgttgcaatgctagaaatggagactaggcattatgggttaaaagtttcacagagttattagcccttttgaaagatatgcttcctgaggataatgttcttcccaatcgaacatatgacaccaaaaagatgttgtgctctattggcatgagctatgataagatacatgcatgtccaaacgattgcgttttgtttcgaaatgagtatgcatcgttaaatgagtgtcctaaatgcggtgtctcgcgatataagaacaagttgtctccagcaaaagtcttgtggtattttcctgttattccgatatttagacgcatgtttcgaGTGATGTAGCAACATTTGGAGTCGGTGCTGTTCAGGTTCAACCGAAAGGAAACTAAATTTGTAACGTTCCAAATTTATCAGACCATAATCTGAACAATATTTACATGTCATTTAGGTTCTTGCTACGATTTTAACTTTGTGGTTAGCAGACAAATCTGGTCGCCGGCTTTTACTTATTGTGAGTCTGAGCTTTTTCGATAATTTTTGCATTCACATTACTATTTGTTTGGAGGGTAATAAGAGATTAATCAAAATCTCCTATTGCAGGTTTCTTCATCTGCAATGGCTTTGAGTCTTTTGGTTATTTCAATATCATTCTACTTGAAggtaataataatttttttgtttgttatattttttgaatattttttttgtttatttttatatatacataatacattaactagatattacacatgcattcatgcataaatgttcagaaatttgtaacacagattcacaggattatatatcagtaaattcttctttatatttttggttttttatatggataatatattttatgttgaatTTGCTCTCAGGAATATATATCACCAGATTCTGATTTATATGCGACATTGAGCCTCGTATCGGTGGCTGGAGTTGTGGTGTGTAAATACAACTTTATTACACAAATGATGGTTTCTATTGTTTGTTTCCCTAACTTCATTATTATAAACTTTCAATTTCTTTCAGGTCATGGTTATTGCATTCTCTCTGGGATTAGGAGCAATGCCATGGATTATAATGTCTGAGGTACAATTTTCTTCAATAATAATATGCATGACAACCCTATATGAACAAACCTTTGTTGTAATATAATGTGATAGTTGATGTGTTGAATATATTTTACATAACAGATTCTTCCGATTAACATCAAAGACCTAGCTGGAAGTTTTGCAACACTTGCCAATTGGTTCTTTTCCTGGTTGGTTACATTAACAGCAAATTTGCTCTTGGATTGGAGTTCGGGAGGTTTGTGTGCATTGCCTATGTTAACTTTCTATAAATATCTATTGTTTCTAACCAGAAGCTTCCTATGTTTTTATCAGGAACCTTCACAATATATACTGCAGTGTGTGTTTTCACAGCAGGATTTGTTGTCATTTGGGTCCCCGAGACAAAGGGaaaaactcttgaagaaatacaACAGTTTTTCAGATGAAGTTTCCTTTCGAGTAGTACTTCAGCTAGTGTTCACTCATGTATTCACATTCATTTTTTTCTTCTGAATCAACTCAATTCATTTTTGTGCTCTTTGGTCTTGTTAAAtatgaaaaataccaaaacagtgtgattttctaatctagcagcatacttgcatttttgttgtaattgattgattataaacaaataaatgaaagagagtGGTTATTATACATTTCAATTAGAGTAGCAGTGGTTTCGGTTCATGACATTTCAAATAGCAAGAGGATCATATAAACAATAAGCATATATCAGTATTtgtattttaatattataaaagcATAAAAAGAACTTTTAGTTGCTCTTGTGAATTATAACAAGCAGTTGTATGCCATTTTCTTCTGGTTACCTCTTGTGGCTGCAACATAACCTGAAATGAGAATATGGTCACAGAGACATGTGATGCATGTAAAtgttaaataaccacccactttagagggcgctttccaaaataagcgccctctaaaccctttaaatttccactttagagggcgctttccagtaaaagcgccctctaaacccttaaaggtttccactttagagagcgctttccagtaaaagcgccctctaaacccttaaaagtttccactttagagggcgctttcttgaaaaagcgccctctaaagtggcccttaaagggcttaaagagccactttagagagcgctttcaccaggaaaaaaagcgctgtctttacctatgccagcgccaga is a window of Lathyrus oleraceus cultivar Zhongwan6 chromosome 6, CAAS_Psat_ZW6_1.0, whole genome shotgun sequence DNA encoding:
- the LOC127095626 gene encoding sugar transporter ERD6-like 6, whose translation is MLNDGSFSLKLIKEFEFKNNVISLGLLNLSYILLVGKDVSDIVSNIYAAIDETDLFFYGKMLDLCHLNLLLLLLQACANVFWMQIVSPNQFRKRFGILDLHWRKYLIGYALKEGLLLCSELFGSIPLVLATILTLWLADKSGRRLLLIVSSSAMALSLLVISISFYLKEYISPDSDLYATLSLVSVAGVVVMVIAFSLGLGAMPWIIMSEILPINIKDLAGSFATLANWFFSWLVTLTANLLLDWSSGGTFTIYTAVCVFTAGFVVIWVPETKGKTLEEIQQFFR